ATTTTTACGCATTAAAAGATAAAAGTTTGACCTAAAAAATCATTTGTTTTTTGGGACATCTATATAAAAAATATAATTTAGGACTTTCGGATACTATATTATTTTATTGATTGTTTTTAAATCAGTAAATAGATTAAGATGAAAAAGATATGAAGCGAAGAGCAATTATTTCAGGTTTTTCTAAATTATCTCGTGAAGAGAAAATGGAAAAAGTAGGCGAATTAACAGGCAGCGCAAAACAAATTAAATCTAAACTTGATAGTTTTCGTCTGCAAGATAAAGAACAACAAAATTTGTTAGATGAGATTAGTGAAAATACTCTTTCTAATTACTATCTTCCTTTTGGTGTTGCACCTAATTTTTTAATTAACAACCACTTGTATCACATTCCAATGGTTATTGAGGAAAGCTCTGTTATAGCGGCAGCATCTCGATCGGCAAAATTCTGGGCCAATCATGGCGGATTTAATGCACGTGTTGTTTCGTTTGTAAAATCGGGACAAGTACATTTTATTTGGAAAGGCGAGTCGAATAAACTAAATAATTTACTACCTGAATTAAAATTTGAACTATATCGGGCAAGCAAAGAGTTAACAAAAAATATGCGCCAAAGAGGTGGAGGTATTCAAGGAATAAAATTGCTTAATCTTTCCGATAAAATGGAAAATTACTATCAACTGCATGTTACTTTCGATACGGCAGATTCGATGGGTGCTAATTTTATTAATTCATGTCTGGAGAAAATGGCCCAGCAAATGAAACGTTTCTTTAAAAATTACGAAGGCCTTTCGAATACTGAACGGGAATGTGAAATAATTATGTCTATTCTTTCAAATTACACTCCCGATTGTATTGTGGAGTGTTCGGTAGAATGCAGTTTGGATGAATTAAATGACATACATCCCGGAATTACAGGAAAGGAGTTTGCAAATAAATTTCAAAAAGCCTCTAAAATTGCAGAACTGGATGTTTACAGAGCTGCAACTCATAATAAAGGAATATTTAATGGTGTTGATGCTGTAGCTTTGGCAACCGGAAATGATTTTCGTGCAATTGAAGCAAACGGACATGTTTATGCCTCTAAAACCGGTAAATATAAAAGCTTAACACAAGCTAATATATCTCATAATAGATTTCATTACCAATTAAAAATGCCACTTTCTTTAGGAACAGTAGGTGGCTTAACAAGCTTGCATCCTTTGGCAAAATTTGGCCTTGAATTACTAGGAAAACCTTCGGCAAAAGAACTTATGATGATTACGGCTGCTGCCGGATTAGCCAATAATTTTGGAGCCATAAGATCTTTGGTAACAACAGGAATTCAGCAAGGACACATGAAAATGCATTTATCGAATCTGCTAAATAACTTAAAAGCAGATTATAAAGAAAAAAAGCAAGCCTTGGAATATTTTACCCATAAAACAATTTCGCACAGCGAGGTAGAAGCCTTTATAAAATCACTTAGAACTAAGCTACAGTAAAATTTGAAACCTATACACAAATATTATTCGAATGCTAAACTTCTGCTTACAGGTGAATACCTTGTTTTGCATGGAGCTTTAGCGCTTGCTATTCCTTTAAAATACGGACAAGTATTGGAAGTTTTCGAATCCGAGCAATCGGATTTAAAATGGTTGGCTTATGAGAAAAAAAAATTATGGTTGAATTTTTCAATTTCACATCAAGAGATTAAAAATCAGACCAGCGAGGGAGAAACTGAAAAAGATTTTGTTTGCTTTCTTCTAAATAGAGCCATAAGTTTAAATCCTTCTTTTTTAAAAAACTGGAAGCTAAAAATACGAACGGAAATCGATTTTGATCGAAACTGGGGCTTGGGCAGTAGTTCTACTTTAATAAATAATGTAGCCAAATGGGCAGAAGTTAATCCTTACGAATTACACT
This genomic interval from uncultured Marinifilum sp. contains the following:
- a CDS encoding hydroxymethylglutaryl-CoA reductase, degradative translates to MKRRAIISGFSKLSREEKMEKVGELTGSAKQIKSKLDSFRLQDKEQQNLLDEISENTLSNYYLPFGVAPNFLINNHLYHIPMVIEESSVIAAASRSAKFWANHGGFNARVVSFVKSGQVHFIWKGESNKLNNLLPELKFELYRASKELTKNMRQRGGGIQGIKLLNLSDKMENYYQLHVTFDTADSMGANFINSCLEKMAQQMKRFFKNYEGLSNTERECEIIMSILSNYTPDCIVECSVECSLDELNDIHPGITGKEFANKFQKASKIAELDVYRAATHNKGIFNGVDAVALATGNDFRAIEANGHVYASKTGKYKSLTQANISHNRFHYQLKMPLSLGTVGGLTSLHPLAKFGLELLGKPSAKELMMITAAAGLANNFGAIRSLVTTGIQQGHMKMHLSNLLNNLKADYKEKKQALEYFTHKTISHSEVEAFIKSLRTKLQ